From a single Paraburkholderia edwinii genomic region:
- the tssH gene encoding type VI secretion system ATPase TssH, producing MNTRDTSALLRRLNPHCAHALEAAANLCQARLAGEISVEHWLLKLIEAGDGDVPALLEHCDIDIDSLWHALLQSIDRAPRNLRGKPALSLQAATVLQDAWSHALLDAAANPTGDAIRSGHLLQAIVEAPHVLHTRRALSLLPLSGAQIQRLLPRLGRRSVEHIPTPAHDPESDIDPFSREPIGTTRTTGTLGTTGIPGTPGTTGTTGKPQITTPATPAEPTATYAQPHTPTPAPTLHQPQAQAHAHAPTSAPGEALSRFALDLTDKARRSEIDPVYGRDQEIQQMVDVLVRRRKNNPILVGEPGVGKTALVEGLALRVVEGNVPNRIRDVRILTLDLGLLQAGAGIKGEFEQRLKNVIDEVRVSPVPILLFIDEAHTLIGAGNAVGGADAANLLKPALARGELRTIAATTWSEFKEFFERDAALERRFQIVKVDEPDDDAACLMLRGLVSLYAQYHRVHIRDDALVAAVKLSRRYIPARQLPDKAVDLIDTAAGRVRMTLESPPAELQRARAAVAALELERATLDADQLAGIANEDVQTRRATLDVLVATTTEEHAKLQARYEQELALVTTLHAQRDAEPSARDPHALNKAREALADAQRSTPLVFAEVDAQAVARVVAEWTGIPVGDLVDDELQRLLTLEAQLAQRVVAQDDALAALAESLRTAKAGLGNEHAPLGVFLLIGPSGVGKTETALAIADLLFGGEAALTTINMSEYQEAHTVSQLKGSPPGYVGYGRGGILTEAVRQRPYSVILLDEVEKAHRDVLDLFYQVFDRGMMRDGEGREIDFRHCVILMTSNLGSTQIDDATSGNQAISQAELFDAIRPTLIAHFQPALLARFQTLVYRPLAPDSLASILRLKLAKVADRLQRQHDVRLVCDDALIHALARHCIERDSGARSIDAFIHQRILPVVARELLARVASGAAPAQVRLSGSPEGNLTIDFIEHDIAEGVSKSPIPEVA from the coding sequence ATGAATACCCGAGACACGTCCGCGCTGCTGCGCAGGCTCAACCCTCATTGCGCCCATGCACTCGAAGCCGCCGCGAATCTTTGCCAGGCGCGTCTTGCGGGTGAAATCTCCGTCGAGCACTGGCTCCTGAAACTGATCGAGGCCGGCGACGGCGATGTCCCTGCCCTGCTCGAGCATTGCGACATCGATATCGACTCGCTCTGGCACGCGCTCCTCCAATCGATCGATCGCGCGCCACGCAATCTGCGCGGCAAGCCAGCGCTCTCGCTGCAGGCTGCCACCGTATTGCAGGATGCGTGGAGTCATGCGTTGCTGGATGCCGCAGCCAACCCTACCGGCGACGCGATCCGCTCGGGCCATCTGCTGCAGGCTATCGTCGAAGCACCGCACGTACTGCATACGCGTCGCGCGTTGTCTCTGCTGCCACTGTCCGGCGCCCAGATCCAAAGGCTGTTACCGCGGCTCGGCAGACGGTCCGTCGAACATATACCAACGCCCGCGCACGATCCCGAATCGGACATCGATCCGTTCTCGCGCGAGCCTATCGGCACAACCCGCACGACCGGCACACTTGGCACAACCGGCATTCCCGGCACTCCCGGGACAACCGGCACAACCGGCAAACCCCAAATAACCACGCCCGCCACGCCGGCCGAACCGACAGCCACGTACGCGCAACCGCATACCCCAACGCCCGCGCCCACACTTCATCAACCGCAAGCCCAGGCGCACGCCCACGCCCCAACATCCGCGCCCGGCGAAGCCCTTTCCCGCTTCGCCCTCGACCTGACGGACAAAGCACGCCGCAGCGAGATCGATCCAGTCTACGGACGCGACCAGGAAATCCAGCAGATGGTCGATGTCCTCGTGCGCCGGCGTAAAAACAATCCGATTCTCGTCGGCGAGCCCGGCGTCGGCAAAACGGCGCTCGTCGAAGGCCTCGCTCTGCGTGTCGTCGAAGGGAACGTGCCGAACCGGATCCGCGACGTGCGCATCCTTACGCTCGACCTCGGACTCCTGCAGGCCGGCGCCGGCATCAAAGGCGAGTTCGAACAGCGTCTTAAGAACGTGATCGACGAAGTACGCGTGTCGCCGGTGCCCATCCTGCTTTTTATCGACGAAGCGCATACGCTGATCGGCGCCGGCAACGCCGTCGGCGGAGCCGACGCGGCAAACCTGCTGAAGCCCGCGCTCGCGCGCGGCGAGTTGCGGACCATCGCCGCCACCACGTGGTCGGAGTTCAAGGAATTTTTCGAACGCGACGCCGCGCTGGAGCGGCGCTTTCAGATCGTCAAGGTCGACGAGCCCGATGACGACGCCGCATGCCTGATGCTGCGCGGGCTTGTCAGTCTCTACGCGCAATACCATCGCGTGCATATTCGTGATGACGCGCTCGTCGCGGCGGTGAAGCTATCGCGTCGTTATATTCCCGCGCGGCAGTTGCCCGACAAGGCCGTCGATCTCATCGACACTGCGGCGGGACGCGTCAGGATGACGCTCGAGTCGCCACCGGCGGAATTGCAGCGAGCACGCGCAGCGGTGGCCGCACTCGAACTGGAGCGCGCAACGCTCGACGCAGACCAGCTGGCCGGTATCGCGAACGAAGACGTCCAAACGCGCCGCGCCACGCTCGACGTGTTGGTCGCAACGACTACCGAGGAACACGCGAAGCTGCAAGCGCGTTACGAACAGGAGCTCGCTCTCGTCACCACGCTGCACGCACAACGCGACGCCGAACCATCGGCGCGGGACCCGCACGCGTTAAACAAAGCACGCGAAGCGCTTGCCGACGCGCAACGCAGCACCCCGCTCGTATTTGCCGAAGTCGATGCACAAGCGGTCGCGCGCGTGGTTGCCGAATGGACCGGCATCCCCGTCGGCGACCTCGTCGACGACGAACTGCAGCGCCTGCTGACGCTCGAAGCGCAGCTTGCCCAACGCGTCGTCGCGCAAGACGATGCGCTGGCCGCACTCGCCGAAAGCCTGCGTACCGCAAAAGCCGGACTCGGCAACGAACATGCGCCGCTTGGCGTGTTTCTGCTCATCGGCCCTTCCGGCGTCGGCAAGACCGAAACGGCGCTCGCGATTGCTGACCTGCTGTTTGGCGGCGAAGCCGCGCTGACCACGATCAACATGTCGGAATACCAGGAAGCGCACACGGTCTCGCAACTAAAGGGCTCGCCGCCCGGCTACGTCGGCTATGGCCGCGGCGGCATTCTGACGGAAGCCGTCAGGCAACGCCCGTATAGCGTGATCCTGCTCGACGAAGTCGAAAAAGCGCACCGCGACGTGCTGGATCTGTTCTATCAGGTATTCGATCGCGGCATGATGCGCGACGGCGAAGGACGCGAGATCGACTTTCGCCATTGCGTGATTCTGATGACGTCGAATCTCGGCAGCACGCAAATCGACGACGCGACTTCCGGTAACCAGGCGATCTCTCAAGCGGAACTGTTCGACGCGATCCGTCCGACGCTCATCGCTCACTTCCAGCCGGCGCTGCTCGCGCGTTTCCAGACACTCGTCTATCGACCGCTGGCCCCGGACTCGCTCGCCTCGATCCTTCGGCTCAAGCTTGCGAAAGTCGCGGATCGCCTGCAGCGGCAACACGATGTCCGGCTAGTTTGCGACGACGCGCTGATCCATGCGCTCGCTCGGCACTGCATTGAACGAGACTCCGGCGCGCGCAGCATCGACGCGTTTATCCATCAGCGCATTTTGCCGGTCGTCGCGCGCGAACTGCTCGCGCGCGTCGCATCGGGCGCCGCCCCCGCTCAAGTGCGACTGTCAGGTTCGCCGGAAGGCAACCTGACGATCGATTTCATCGAACACGACATCGCAGAGGGCGTCAGTAAATCTCCGATACCCGAGGTCGCATAA
- a CDS encoding Hcp family type VI secretion system effector, with the protein MAIPAYMWLKDDGGADIKGSVTVQGREGSVELVAFDHSVHIPTDGNTGKLTGTRVHKPITLTKETDSSTPYLYKAVTSGQTLKSVEIKWYRIDDAGKEKEYFNTKLDNVKIVAVKPKMLDIKNPDFEKHNHLEDVELRYETITWSYKDGNIIHKDTWNERS; encoded by the coding sequence ATGGCAATTCCAGCGTACATGTGGCTCAAGGATGATGGCGGCGCAGACATCAAAGGCTCCGTGACAGTACAAGGCCGTGAGGGCAGCGTCGAACTCGTCGCATTCGATCACAGCGTCCACATTCCGACCGACGGCAATACCGGCAAGCTCACGGGCACGCGCGTGCACAAGCCGATTACGCTCACCAAGGAAACGGACTCGTCGACGCCATACCTTTACAAGGCGGTGACGAGCGGACAAACCCTCAAGAGCGTCGAGATCAAGTGGTACAGGATCGACGACGCAGGCAAGGAAAAGGAGTACTTCAACACGAAGCTCGACAACGTGAAGATCGTCGCCGTGAAGCCGAAGATGCTCGACATCAAGAACCCCGACTTCGAGAAGCACAACCATCTTGAAGACGTGGAACTGCGTTACGAGACGATCACGTGGTCTTACAAGGACGGCAACATCATCCATAAGGACACGTGGAACGAGCGTTCCTGA
- a CDS encoding efflux RND transporter periplasmic adaptor subunit — protein sequence MNTPQTEDAGLEQSSDNNAPEQRADAPPPAARPRRRYVLPLAIGGLAAVLLAVGLAPRLEAKRALTEQVAAQRALPVSIVMPKPAPASSELLLPGSVMPYADASIYARTSGYVLHWYTDIGAKVKAGDTLAVIETPELDAQLRQARADAATAQANYDYANTTSKRWQELLQTQSVAQQDADAKASDMEAKRAILASAQANVARLSELVSYEKVTAPFDGVITARNVDVGALVTAGGTPGLAAMPGELFHIEETNTLRVYIDVPQNDASEVRPGTPVYLTTQQYPGRRFDAKVARSAEAIDPVSRTLRVEVDVDNKDGALLPGAYAQVHLRLDAAHPALELPVSALLFRPDGVTVAVAGPDDKVQLKTVTIGRDFGTYVEVATGLAKADRVINNPGDAIVAGEAVAIEPSVSTMHGVAVAGK from the coding sequence ATGAATACCCCCCAAACCGAGGATGCCGGGCTCGAACAGTCGAGCGACAACAACGCGCCGGAGCAGCGTGCGGATGCACCGCCGCCGGCCGCACGACCGCGGCGCCGTTACGTGCTGCCGCTCGCGATCGGCGGACTCGCCGCGGTCCTGCTCGCGGTCGGCCTCGCGCCGCGGCTCGAAGCCAAACGCGCGTTGACGGAGCAGGTGGCGGCGCAACGCGCGCTGCCCGTATCGATTGTGATGCCGAAGCCCGCGCCCGCATCGAGCGAACTGCTGCTGCCGGGCTCGGTGATGCCATATGCGGATGCATCGATCTACGCGCGCACAAGCGGCTATGTGCTGCACTGGTACACCGATATCGGCGCGAAAGTAAAAGCCGGCGACACGCTCGCCGTGATCGAAACGCCGGAACTCGATGCGCAATTGCGTCAGGCGCGCGCCGACGCGGCGACCGCGCAGGCCAACTACGACTACGCGAACACGACATCAAAGCGCTGGCAGGAGCTGCTGCAGACGCAATCGGTCGCACAGCAGGACGCCGATGCGAAAGCGAGCGACATGGAGGCGAAACGCGCGATTCTTGCGTCGGCGCAGGCGAATGTCGCGCGTTTGTCGGAGCTCGTGTCGTACGAGAAGGTGACGGCGCCGTTCGATGGAGTGATCACTGCGCGCAACGTCGACGTCGGCGCACTCGTGACCGCGGGTGGCACGCCGGGGCTCGCGGCGATGCCGGGCGAACTGTTCCATATCGAGGAGACGAACACGTTGCGTGTCTATATCGATGTGCCGCAAAACGATGCGAGCGAGGTGCGCCCCGGCACGCCGGTCTATCTGACGACGCAGCAATATCCGGGGCGGCGCTTTGACGCAAAGGTTGCGCGCAGCGCCGAAGCGATCGATCCGGTCAGCCGCACGCTGCGCGTCGAAGTCGATGTCGATAACAAGGACGGGGCGCTTCTGCCGGGTGCTTACGCGCAGGTGCATCTGCGGCTCGATGCCGCGCATCCGGCGCTCGAACTGCCGGTTAGCGCGCTGCTGTTCCGGCCCGATGGCGTGACAGTCGCGGTGGCCGGCCCGGACGACAAGGTGCAGTTGAAGACCGTGACGATTGGCCGCGACTTTGGCACCTATGTCGAAGTTGCGACGGGGCTCGCGAAGGCCGACCGCGTGATCAACAACCCGGGGGATGCGATCGTGGCGGGCGAAGCGGTCGCTATCGAACCGTCCGTATCGACGATGCACGGTGTTGCGGTGGCCGGCAAATGA
- a CDS encoding ATP-binding protein, producing the protein MQSARLTAGRSLTTTLALAFAGTTIAVFALVGSVLYFALERQITQQDDDEIVLAARHTRRLANELRSFDDVRAHADRLTSQVLGNTALSMDVRDAHGNTLFSHNTEGGATSMVEPLVATQHVPQAARITGTAIVETQQGSRMPVRGLATDATLADGSAVTIVIARDMTDRWLLLDHYRDRLYGAGFGGMLLAFLMSWMLVHESLRPLRELAAHAAAITVDRLHARMKIDNAPRELAAVIASLNAMLDRLAGGFQRMSQYTADLAHDMRTPLANLRGSTEVALSRPRDAGEYQALLESNLEECERLSRMIESVLFLARAEHPQFVTRMKTLDAHSELARVADYFEGIADDAGVKVRVASTAPVAGGTGGTGKSGRQSVGSEVRADAELFRRAVSNLLANAIRHTPRGKEITLSAQAQPASGDLRVTVANEGSRIDPSLLERVFDRFYRADPSRHNAPAGPASTGLGLAIVRTIMELHGGSAYAESDETSTRFILVFPLERK; encoded by the coding sequence ATGCAAAGCGCCCGACTGACGGCCGGCCGGTCGCTGACCACGACGCTCGCGCTCGCCTTTGCGGGCACGACGATCGCGGTATTTGCGCTGGTCGGCAGCGTGCTCTACTTCGCGCTCGAACGGCAGATCACGCAGCAGGACGACGATGAGATCGTGCTCGCGGCACGCCATACGCGGCGCCTCGCCAACGAACTGCGGTCATTCGACGATGTGCGCGCGCATGCGGACCGGCTCACGAGCCAGGTGCTCGGCAACACGGCGCTGTCGATGGACGTGCGCGACGCGCACGGCAACACGCTGTTTAGCCACAACACCGAGGGCGGCGCGACGTCGATGGTCGAGCCGCTCGTCGCGACACAACATGTTCCGCAAGCCGCGCGCATCACCGGCACGGCCATCGTCGAAACGCAGCAGGGCTCGCGCATGCCGGTGCGCGGTCTCGCCACCGATGCGACGCTCGCCGACGGCAGCGCGGTCACGATCGTCATCGCGCGCGACATGACCGATCGCTGGCTGCTGCTCGACCACTACCGCGACCGGCTGTACGGCGCGGGCTTCGGCGGCATGCTGCTCGCGTTCCTGATGAGCTGGATGCTCGTGCACGAATCGCTGCGTCCGCTGCGCGAGCTCGCCGCGCATGCGGCCGCGATCACCGTGGACCGATTGCACGCGCGCATGAAAATCGACAATGCACCGCGCGAACTCGCGGCCGTGATCGCCTCGCTCAATGCAATGCTCGACCGGCTGGCCGGCGGCTTTCAGCGGATGTCGCAATACACGGCCGATCTCGCGCACGATATGCGCACGCCGCTCGCCAATCTGCGCGGGTCGACCGAGGTCGCGCTGTCGCGTCCGCGCGACGCCGGCGAGTATCAGGCCTTGCTCGAATCGAACCTCGAGGAATGCGAGCGCTTGTCGAGAATGATCGAAAGCGTGCTCTTTCTGGCGCGCGCCGAGCATCCGCAGTTCGTCACGCGTATGAAGACGCTCGACGCGCATTCCGAACTCGCGCGTGTCGCCGACTACTTCGAGGGCATCGCGGACGACGCGGGCGTGAAAGTGCGCGTCGCAAGCACCGCGCCCGTCGCCGGCGGAACCGGCGGGACCGGCAAAAGCGGCCGTCAAAGCGTCGGCAGCGAGGTCCGCGCCGATGCGGAGTTGTTCCGGCGCGCGGTGTCGAATCTGCTCGCCAATGCGATACGTCACACGCCGCGCGGCAAGGAAATCACGCTCAGTGCACAAGCACAACCTGCGTCCGGCGATTTGCGCGTGACTGTCGCGAACGAGGGCTCGCGTATCGATCCGTCCTTGCTCGAGCGCGTATTCGACCGTTTCTATCGCGCTGACCCGTCCCGGCACAACGCGCCGGCGGGACCCGCGTCGACGGGCCTCGGGCTCGCGATTGTGCGCACGATCATGGAACTGCACGGCGGCAGCGCCTACGCCGAAAGCGACGAAACCAGCACGCGTTTCATTCTGGTTTTCCCGCTGGAGCGGAAGTAG
- the tssE gene encoding type VI secretion system baseplate subunit TssE, translating into MSAGPSLYDVLLAHIGGEPLDAHNDRTLECLSVQQNVRRILNTRAGALKHLPDYGLPDLTNIYKALPASAHRLKEQMEATLLKYEPRIRSIDVTILDNDDPGVLVSFEMACHLRNTGLVRFGTHFEPPGRMRIDRR; encoded by the coding sequence ATGTCCGCCGGCCCTTCCCTTTACGATGTCCTGCTCGCGCATATCGGCGGCGAGCCGCTCGATGCGCACAACGACCGCACGCTCGAATGCCTGAGCGTGCAGCAAAACGTGCGTCGCATTCTGAATACGCGTGCGGGCGCGCTCAAGCATCTGCCGGACTACGGGCTGCCCGACCTGACCAATATTTACAAGGCACTGCCCGCGTCGGCGCACCGCCTCAAGGAGCAGATGGAAGCCACGCTGCTGAAGTACGAGCCACGCATCCGCTCGATCGACGTCACGATTCTCGATAACGACGACCCCGGCGTGCTCGTCAGCTTCGAAATGGCCTGCCATCTGCGCAACACAGGCCTCGTGCGGTTCGGCACACACTTCGAGCCACCCGGCCGCATGCGTATCGACCGCCGTTGA
- a CDS encoding heavy metal response regulator transcription factor: MRILVVEDEPKTGAYLKKGLEESGYSVDIAADGADGLILAQEEDYDVIVLDVMLPTMDGWAVLKTLRATRATPVLFLTARDDIDDRVRGLELGGDDYLVKPFAFVELLARVRTLARRGPPRESELLKVGDLEIDVNRRRVKRGANRIDLTPREFSLLQLLARRQGEVLSRTQIASYVWDMNFDSDTNVVEVAIRRLRAKIDDGYDIKLIQTVRGVGYVIECKAPD, encoded by the coding sequence ATGCGGATTCTGGTCGTCGAAGACGAGCCCAAGACGGGCGCTTATCTGAAGAAAGGGCTCGAAGAATCCGGCTATAGCGTCGACATCGCGGCCGACGGCGCCGATGGCCTGATCCTCGCGCAGGAAGAAGACTACGACGTCATCGTGCTCGACGTCATGCTGCCGACCATGGACGGCTGGGCCGTGCTCAAAACGCTGCGCGCAACCCGCGCGACGCCGGTGCTGTTCCTCACCGCGCGCGACGACATCGACGACCGCGTGCGCGGTCTCGAACTCGGCGGCGATGATTACCTCGTCAAGCCATTCGCCTTCGTCGAGCTGCTCGCACGCGTGCGCACGCTCGCGCGCCGCGGGCCGCCACGCGAAAGCGAGTTGCTTAAAGTGGGCGACCTCGAAATCGACGTCAACCGGCGGCGCGTCAAGCGCGGCGCGAACCGCATCGACCTTACGCCGCGCGAATTCTCGCTGCTCCAGCTCCTTGCGCGCCGCCAGGGCGAAGTGCTGAGCCGCACGCAGATCGCGTCGTACGTGTGGGATATGAACTTCGACAGCGACACGAACGTCGTCGAAGTCGCGATCCGCCGGCTGCGCGCGAAAATCGACGACGGCTACGACATCAAGCTGATCCAGACCGTGCGCGGCGTCGGCTACGTGATCGAATGCAAAGCGCCCGACTGA
- a CDS encoding efflux transporter outer membrane subunit, with the protein MMTTSPVLLKRNRFSVVLVATLACSLAACSTLPAYTRPDVDVPAHYAGSQAGAMNAPVSSSSSSSSGTQTANGWSLAAPADGTPRGPWWTVFNDEELNSLEARVDVSNQTVRKAVAQLEEARALVAYQRSGFFPTVSAGTSTMRYRTSQNIKHRSLAGVTEPDYSVGLNASWEPDLFGRVRDATVGTRDEAQATQADLDAVRLSVSADLAADYFDLRALDIQKKLLDDTVTAYAAALKIIQQQFQKGVVDASAVAQAQTQLESTRTQDTDIDVQRAQLQHAIATLIGEPASTFTIAPRTAAVSVPDIPPGLPSQLLERRPDIAAAERRVAAANAQIGEARAAYYPNLTLSASAGLESTFFAPWLTAPSLFWSLGAQIAGTLFDGGRRDAALEGAHAQYHGVVADYRQTVLVAFQQVEDQLSALTTLASEAQTQQLAAAAAARSLQLTTNRFNAGAVSYLDVVTAQTIALTNERAVDQIDARRIDASVQLMRALGGGWDRAVLDAAASTSPASTSPASASTASALATSALATSAPAGKPE; encoded by the coding sequence ATGATGACAACGTCGCCCGTGTTGTTGAAGCGTAACCGTTTCTCTGTGGTGCTTGTCGCCACGCTGGCGTGTTCGCTTGCGGCCTGCTCGACTCTGCCGGCCTACACCAGGCCGGATGTCGATGTGCCAGCTCACTATGCCGGCTCGCAAGCAGGGGCCATGAACGCGCCGGTGTCGTCCTCGTCCTCGTCTTCGTCGGGAACGCAAACCGCAAACGGCTGGTCGCTTGCCGCGCCCGCCGACGGCACGCCGCGCGGCCCCTGGTGGACCGTCTTCAATGACGAAGAATTAAACAGCCTCGAAGCGCGCGTCGACGTCTCGAACCAGACCGTCAGGAAAGCCGTCGCGCAACTGGAAGAGGCGCGCGCGCTGGTGGCGTATCAGCGTTCCGGCTTCTTTCCGACGGTGAGCGCGGGCACTTCCACGATGCGCTATCGCACGTCGCAGAACATCAAGCACCGCTCGCTCGCGGGCGTGACCGAGCCCGACTATTCGGTGGGCCTCAACGCGAGCTGGGAGCCCGACCTGTTCGGCCGCGTGCGCGATGCGACGGTCGGCACACGCGATGAGGCGCAGGCGACACAAGCGGACCTCGACGCGGTGCGTTTGTCCGTGAGCGCGGATCTCGCCGCCGATTACTTCGATCTGCGCGCGCTCGATATCCAGAAGAAGCTTCTCGACGATACGGTGACCGCTTATGCAGCCGCGCTCAAGATCATTCAACAGCAGTTCCAGAAGGGCGTCGTCGATGCATCGGCGGTTGCGCAGGCGCAGACGCAGCTCGAAAGCACGCGTACGCAGGACACCGATATCGACGTGCAGCGCGCACAGTTGCAGCACGCGATTGCGACGCTGATCGGCGAGCCTGCCTCGACATTCACGATCGCGCCGCGCACCGCCGCGGTGTCGGTGCCCGACATCCCGCCGGGTTTGCCGTCGCAGTTACTCGAACGCCGGCCCGACATCGCTGCGGCCGAGCGACGCGTCGCGGCGGCGAATGCGCAGATCGGCGAGGCGCGCGCGGCCTATTATCCGAACCTCACGCTGTCGGCGAGCGCGGGCCTCGAAAGCACTTTTTTCGCACCGTGGCTGACGGCACCGAGTCTCTTCTGGTCGCTCGGCGCGCAGATTGCCGGCACGCTCTTCGACGGCGGCCGCCGCGACGCGGCACTAGAAGGCGCGCACGCGCAGTACCACGGCGTGGTCGCCGATTATCGGCAAACCGTGCTCGTGGCGTTTCAGCAGGTGGAGGATCAGCTTTCCGCGCTGACGACGCTGGCGAGCGAAGCGCAGACGCAGCAGCTCGCAGCCGCCGCCGCGGCCCGCTCGCTGCAATTGACGACGAACCGCTTTAACGCGGGCGCCGTCAGTTATCTCGACGTCGTGACCGCACAGACGATTGCGCTGACGAACGAACGCGCCGTCGACCAGATCGACGCGCGCCGCATCGATGCAAGCGTGCAGTTGATGAGGGCGCTTGGAGGAGGGTGGGATCGGGCGGTGCTGGATGCGGCTGCTTCGACTTCGCCTGCTTCGACTTCGCCTGCTTCGGCTTCAACTGCTTCGGCTTTAGCCACTTCGGCTTTAGCTACTTCCGCTCCAGCGGGAAAACCAGAATGA
- a CDS encoding CGNR zinc finger domain-containing protein, producing MNRPSVPALFIADAPALDFLNSIAAPVDIEIDWIDSGEALLTWLGQASLVPEPVLESFRKRASPGELDAVAEQARSLREWFREFVTRHKGKPLTPEALADIEPLRRLLERDDTYAEIVAHDHGEGPVFALEPRRRWRSPESLLLPVAQTLARLICDEDFSHVRACEGPQCTMLFADHTHGHSRRWCSMALCGNRAKVAAHRKRQKETSQNPVCDPLQNPSPVNATTRGP from the coding sequence ATGAACCGTCCCTCCGTACCGGCGCTCTTTATCGCCGATGCACCGGCTCTCGATTTTCTCAATTCGATCGCAGCACCGGTCGATATCGAAATCGACTGGATCGATAGCGGCGAGGCCTTGCTGACCTGGCTCGGGCAGGCATCGCTCGTGCCTGAGCCGGTACTCGAATCGTTTCGCAAGCGCGCGTCGCCGGGTGAACTGGACGCCGTCGCCGAGCAGGCGAGAAGCCTGCGCGAATGGTTCCGGGAGTTCGTCACAAGGCATAAGGGGAAGCCTTTGACGCCGGAAGCACTCGCCGATATCGAGCCGTTGAGGCGATTACTCGAACGCGACGACACCTACGCCGAAATCGTCGCGCACGACCATGGCGAAGGCCCCGTATTCGCACTTGAACCGCGGCGTCGCTGGCGTTCGCCCGAGTCCCTGCTGCTGCCCGTGGCGCAAACGCTCGCGAGGCTCATTTGCGACGAAGACTTTTCGCATGTGAGAGCTTGCGAGGGCCCGCAATGCACGATGCTGTTCGCGGATCACACGCACGGTCATAGCCGCAGATGGTGCAGCATGGCGCTTTGCGGAAACCGCGCGAAAGTCGCCGCGCATCGCAAACGCCAGAAAGAAACCTCCCAAAACCCGGTGTGCGACCCGCTGCAAAACCCGTCCCCGGTCAATGCGACCACCAGGGGGCCATGA